DNA sequence from the Chitinivibrionales bacterium genome:
TCAAGATAATGCCCGGTTTTTTTATGGCCGGCGGCGGCTTCTTCGGAATCATACACTTCGTAGAGCATAAAGTGGCTCGGGTCGTCGGCGTTCTGCAGAACGTCGAACCTGAGGTTGCCCGGTTCCTTGACAGTAGAATTATGATTTTTTACGGTGGCTTCGATGAATTTGGTGATGGAATCGGGTTTCACCTGGACCATCACCGTGGTAACGATCATGAGAACTCTCCTTTTAAAACGCGGGCTGCAATGATGCGGGGACCAAATCGGGCTGCAAGCCATGGATAATGACCACCAAAATATAACCATTTTTTTTCATATGAAATACTTTTTTTCTGACATTTTTATTATATTACTTGGCTAAAGGGGGCTGGACAACACTCCTGGCGGCCAAAGGTTTCGAAAAAGTAACCCTCAAAATTTTTTAGATACAACAGCCGGTTAATCGGTTAATGATAAATAAACAATGAACTTAGCCGCATCAACCAGCGACTGTGTTTATAAAAGCATTACCGGTCGCAGAACGGGAAAAACGAAAATGACTGATAACGTTTGTTTTTTTCAGGAAGGTGATTAACTTATGCGAAAGCCAAATCTTTCAGGACGCGGAATTCTTAAGCTGGCAACCGGCATGGTAATGGCCTTTTTCTTAACCTCAAATGGGCAAGATGTATATCCGCCAACAATAACTGTTCCGGTAACATACTTCGACTATCATTCCGACGGGTCAAACCCCGATTTCAATTCAGGCACCAATCCGGCCACTGTTCTTCTGGGAATGGTGCAGCCGAGGCTGGATGCGCAGGGACTACCGGTGGCAACTACCACTTATCTTTACAGTTGGGGAATAGGAAAATGGTTCAGGCCCTGGCCCCAGGGTACCGCGGGGGGAGGGAACGATTTCTCTAGGCCCGCTTATGCCAATGGCGGGCACACGCTCGTCGGTGTCAATACGGTGGGATATGATACGTCTTATAAAAATGTGGTCGTTCCGGACAGCCTTGTTTTTAACCTTGTGCAGGGAAGCCAGGGGATTTACCAATATCAGAACGCAAACTTCTTTCCACTCGACACC
Encoded proteins:
- a CDS encoding antibiotic biosynthesis monooxygenase, producing MIVTTVMVQVKPDSITKFIEATVKNHNSTVKEPGNLRFDVLQNADDPSHFMLYEVYDSEEAAAGHKKTGHYLEWKKTVEDWMQKPRQGIPYTVVRPLEKEQWR